In Brassica rapa cultivar Chiifu-401-42 chromosome A06, CAAS_Brap_v3.01, whole genome shotgun sequence, a single window of DNA contains:
- the LOC103873990 gene encoding receptor-like cytosolic serine/threonine-protein kinase RBK1: protein MAVEEMEKKKTKGSNEKTESEDPSPRCVLEIPATSSDSDNSSSCSSCSPDKSSSSPLSTTATNGRQWNKMIESIKKKSIRRFSVIPLLASYELTRKNMRRKQPKLSPLPDNVFDCDQFLVAKPSWRNFTYDELVAATDGFNAEKMIGKGGHAEVYKGVLPDGEIVAIKRLTRHANEAEERVSDFLSELGMIAHVNHPNAAKLRGFSCDRGLHFVLEYAPHGSLASLLFGSSEEECLDWKKRYRVALGVADGLSYLHNDCPRRIIHRDIKASNILLSQDYEAQISDFGLAKWLPENWPHHIVFPIEGTFGYLAPEYFMHGIVDEKTDVFAFGVLLLEIITGRRAVDTASRQSIVMWAKPLLEKSSVEEIVDPKLGNEFDETEMKRVMQTASMCIHHVAAMRPDMNRLGQLLRGGGDDRLAETQQISRRKSLDGCDLQDHTSSSYLNDLTRHRQLLME, encoded by the exons ATGGCTGTCGAAG aaatggagaagaagaaaaccaAAGGAAGCAATGAAAAAACAGAGTCCGAAGATCCATCGCCAAGATGCGTGCTTGAGATCCCAGCAACGAGTTCAGATTCCGACAACAGCAGCAGTTGCAGCTCGTGCTCGCCTGATAAATCGTCGTCGTCGCCGTTGTCCACGACCGCTACGAACGGTCGTCAATGGAACAAGATGATCGAGTCGATCAAGAAGAAATCCATAAGGAGATTCTCTGTTATCCCTCTCCTCGCCAGCTACGAGCTCACGCGCAAGAACATGCGGCGGAAACAGCCGAAGCTGTCTCCTCTTCCTGATAACGTATTCGACTGCGACCAGTTCCTTGTGGCTAAACCCTCGTGGCGTAATTTCACTTACGATGAGCTCGTCGCCGCCACCGACGGTTTTAATGCTG AGAAAATGATTGGGAAAGGAGGACATGCGGAGGTGTACAAAGGAGTTTTACCTGACGGAGAGATCGTGGCGATAAAGAGGCTTACGAGACACGCCAATGAAGCAGAAGAGAGAGTCAGCGACTTCTTATCTGAGCTAGGGATGATCGCACACGTTAACCACCCAAACGCAGCTAAGCTTCGCGGTTTCAGCTGCGATCGCGGTTTGCATTTTGTGCTTGAATACGCTCCTCACGGCAGCCTCGCTTCTCTGCTCTTTG ggTCGTCTGAGGAGGAGTGTTTGGACTGGAAGAAACGGTATAGAGTTGCTTTGGGTGTAGCTGATGGTTTGAGTTATCTTCATAATGATTGCCCTCGACGTATTATCCACCGTGACATTAAAGCTTCCAACATTTTACTTAGTCAAGACTATGAAGCTCAGATATCAGACTTTGGACTAGCTAAGTGGCTCCCAGAGAATTGGCCTCATCACATTGTTTTCCCTATCGAAGGCACATTCGG GTATCTAGCACCAGAGTACTTTATGCATgggattgttgatgagaagacgGATGTGTTTGCATTTGGAGTGTTGCTTTTGGAGATCATAACTGGTCGTCGAGCTGTTGATACAGCAAGCAGGCAAAGTATAGTTATGTGG GCGAAACCACTTCTGGAGAAGAGCAGCGTGGAGGAAATAGTTGATCCTAAGCTAGGAAATGAGTTTGATGAAACAGAGATGAAAAGAGTGATGCAAACAGCTTCAATGTGCATACACCATGTAGCCGCTATGCGTCCTGATATGAACCGG TTGGGGCAGCTACTGCGTGGAGGAGGAGATGACCGGTTAGCTGAGACGCAGCAGATATCAAGAAGAAAGAGTCTGGACGGGTGTGACCTACAAGATCACACCTCTTCCTCCTACCTTAACGATCTCACTCGCCATAGACAACTCTTGATGGAGTGA
- the LOC103873992 gene encoding uncharacterized protein LOC103873992, producing MALLGDDGRGFDLARRLEASGVWRTWLGDSIYLSFNHYLSSPSSWETFMRVDESKSRAQIQLQLRVRALLFDKATASLFLRSNSISASSASSDATSVAVSKLNHNYLQLHGDDVYYTLENASPEGGFQRDGGLRHNQSLPKSLSKPSFNSGRRGSESDFSNLAQRSRYEELPDTWYTQFISRCGFKYGMSVGGQESDKRTPEGMSTYLRVVDSHKRKRAPFLEDRSTGSSAHMGRSNIHPGSGFDGSSSDDDILLPETMFRMNCVPETALSPFARTQDDDVKTEFYGVLDTLPQVTTRSHVMIERLGMMPEYLRMEERGVLRRKKAEKVGFSDEQAAQVSRKVVARMLLTMGFEGATEVPVDVFSQLVSRHICKLGRILKVLTDSYKKECSATQLIKMFLNTTGYSNLGSLAELVKDGTRMIHHPQNQKQPQVLQQQLHMQQQAPQRLPQQIQRQMHPQMQQMVNPQSLQQQQQLLERMRKRQVTSPRPDMGMEKDRPLVQVKLENPSEMAVDGNAFNPMNPRHQQQMQQQFRQQQQIAALSNMQQQQQQQQPGYNQFRQLASMQIPQMQTPTTGTVRAQPVKVEGFEQLMGGDSSLKHETEDKLRSPPTK from the exons ATGGCGCTTCTCGGCGACGACGGCCGAGGCTTCGATCTAGCGAGGAGACTCGAAGCTTCCGGCGTATGGCGGACATGGCTCGGAGATTCCATCTACTTATCATTCAACCATTACCTCTCCTCTCCTTCTTCCTGGGAAACTTTTATGCGCGTAGACGAATCCAAGTCTAGGGCTCAGATTCAACTCCAGCTCCGCGTTCGCGCCCTTCTGTTCGACAAGGCAACCGCCTCGCTCTTCCTCCGATCCAACTCAATCTCCGCTTCGTCAGCTTCCTCCGATGCTACCTCCGTCGCCGTGTCGAAGCTCAATCATAATT ATTTACAGCTGCACGGAGATGATGTGTACTACACTTTGGAGAACGCTTCTCCTGAAGGTGGGTTTCAGCGAGACGGTGGGCTTCGCCACAACCAGAGCTTACCCAAG AGCCTGTCTAAGCCAAGTTTTAACTCTGGGAGGAGAGGTAGCGAGTCTGATTTCAGCAATCTTGCTCAAAGGTCCAGGTATGAGGAGTTACCCGACACTTGGTACACTCAGTTTATTTCAAGGTGTGGTTTTAAATACGGGATGTCTGTTGGAGGACAAGAATCTGACAAACGCACGCCTGAAGGGATGTCTACTTACCTCAGAGTCGTTGACAGTCATAAGAGAAAGCGTGCTCCTTTTTTAGAAGATCGAAGTACCGGAAGCTCAGCCCACATGGGTAGATCTAATATACATCCAGGCTCCGGATTCGACGGAAGTAGTTCGGATGATGATATACTTCTTCCGGAGACGATGTTTAGAATGAACTGTGTACCCGAGACTGCCCTTTCGCCGTTTGCGAGAACACAAGACGATGATGTTAAAACAGAGTTTTACGGGGTACTTGATACGCTACCTCAAGTTACTACCAGGAGTCATGTTATGATCGAGAGGCTTGGGATGATGCCTGAGTACCTTAGAATGGAAGAAAGAGGGGTTTTGCGCCGTAAGAAAGCTGAGAAGGTGGGTTTTAGTGACGAACAAGCTGCTCAGGTGTCACGGAAAGTTGTTGCGCGCATGCTTTTGACAATGGGATTTGAAGGTGCTACGGAGGTTCCGGTTGATGTCTTCTCTCAGTTGGTCAGCCGACATATCTGTAAACTAGGCCGTATTTTGAAGGTTCTTACTGACAGTTACAAAAAGGAGTGCTCAGCGACGCAGCTGATTAAGATGTTCCTTAATACTACGGGATACAG TAATCTTGGGAGTTTAGCAGAGCTTGTTAAAGATGGTACTAGGATGATTCATCATCCCCAAAATCAGAAACAACCACAAGTGCTTCAACAACAGTTACATATGCAGCAACAAGCTCCGCAGCGGTTACCGCAGCAA ATCCAGCGGCAAATGCATCCACAGATGCAGCAAATGGTTAATCCCCAATCTttacagcagcagcagcaacttCTAGAGAGAATGCGTAAACGTCAAGTTACATCACCGCGACCTGATATGGGTATGGAAAAAGATCGGCCGCTGGTGCAGGTAAAGCTTGAGAATCCTTCTGAAATGGCAGTAGATGGAAATGCCTTCAACCCTATGAACCCAAGACACCAGCAACAGATGCAGCAGCAGTTCAGGCAGCAGCAACAGATTGCTGCACTGTCGAATATGCAACAGCAACAGCAACAGCAACAACCGGGCTATAACCAATTCAGGCAATTGGCTTCAATGCAAATTCCACAAATGCAAACACC TACAACAGGAACGGTCAGGGCTCAACCCGTTAAGGTTGAAGGATTCGAACAACTAATGGGAGGGGACTCTTCTCTTAAACATGAGACGGAGGATAAGCTGAGATCTCCACCTACCAAATAG
- the LOC103873993 gene encoding pentatricopeptide repeat-containing protein At5g65560, which translates to MIRRIQPHRDAASPGSVSSALILAMRVSKDLRRTFCSVSPLIRTLPPEESDPNSIPHRLLSILTKTNWHKSPSLKQMVPSIRPSHVSSLFSLDLDPKTALNFSHWISQSPRFKHSVYSYASLLALLANNGYAEVVFKIRSLMIKRCESVGDALFVLDICRKMNKDESFKLRVECYNALLNSLARFGMVDEMEKLYMEMLEEDEVSPNVYTYNKMVFGYCKVGNMAMAKGYVSKIVEAGLEPDFFTDTSLIMGYCQRKDLDSAFKVFEEMASKGFKRNEVAYTHLIHGLCVARRVDEAMELFAKMKEDDGDNCYPTVRTYTVLINALCGSKRKSEALDLRKEMLERGITPNIHTYTVLISSSCSECNFEEARELLGDMVEKGLMPNVVTYNALINGYCEHGMMEDALDVVELMESRNVRPNTRTYNELIHGFCKKNVHKAMGVFNKMLERRVAPSVVTYNSLIDGQCRSGNFDSAYRLLSMMNDRGLVPDQWTYNSFIDSLCKRKRVEEARELFDSLEEKGVVNANVVMYTALIDGYCKSDKLEEAKPVLEKMLSKSCLPNTSTFNALIHGLCTDGKLSEAMLLEKKMVEKGLQSTVITDTILIHRMLKEGDFDHAERRFQKMLVSGTKPDAHTYTAFIQSYCSAGRMKEAEGMMEKMKEDGVFPDSITYSSLIKGYGDQGLTDSAFGVLKCMLDAGCEPSHHTFLSLIKHLVEMKHGKENDLCLTSNMIEFDIVVELLEKMAEHGVTPNARSYEMLIKGICETGNLKVAEKVLDRMMQQEEGISPSESMFNALLSCCCKLEMYMEAAKVVDDMICVGQLPQLESCKSLICGLYKNGENERGVWVFKSLLRCGYYHDELAWKIVVDGVGKQGLVEAFNELFAVMEESGCKFSSHTYALLTGGPPDST; encoded by the coding sequence ATGATCCGTCGAATACAACCACACCGTGATGCAGCCTCACCCGGTTCAGTATCCTCCGCACTAATCCTGGCGATGAGAGTCTCCAAAGATCTTCGCCGGACGTTTTGCTCCGTTTCTCCCCTCATACGCACACTCCCGCCGGAAGAATCCGACCCGAACAGCATCCCACACCGTCTCCTCTCAATCCTCACCAAAACCAATTGGCACAAGTCTCCGTCTTTAAAGCAAATGGTCCCATCGATACGCCCTTCCCACGTCTCATCCCTCTTCTCGCTCGATCTAGATCCCAAAACAGCTCTCAACTTCTCCCACTGGATCTCGCAGAGCCCCAGATTCAAGCACAGCGTCTACTCCTACGCGTCTCTCCTCGCTCTCCTCGCCAACAACGGGTACGCGGAGGTCGTGTTTAAGATCAGGTCGTTGATGATTAAGAGATGCGAATCTGTAGGAGATGCTCTGTTCGTGTTAGATATATGCAGGAAGATGAATAAAGACGAGAGCTTTAAGCTTAGGGTCGAGTGTTACAACGCGTTGTTGAATTCGTTGGCTAGATTTGGAATGGTTGATGAAATGGAGAAGCTTTATATGGAGATGCTGGAGGAGGATGAGGTTTCTCCAAACGTTTACACTTATAATAAAATGGTTTTTGGGTATTGCAAGGTGGGGAACATGGCTATGGCGAAAGGGTACGTGAGTAAGATAGTTGAAGCTGGATTGGAGCCTGATTTTTTCACTGATACGTCTCTGATCATGGGTTACTGTCAGAGAAAGGATTTGGATTCTGCTTTTAAGGTTTTCGAGGAGATGGCTTCGAAAGGTTTTAAAAGAAACGAGGTGGCCTACACTCACCTTATACACGGTCTTTGCGTGGCGAGGAGGGTCGACGAAGCGATGGAGCTGTTTGCGAAAATGAAGGAGGATGATGGTGATAACTGTTATCCAACGGTTCGTACTTACACGGTGCTTATAAACGCCTTGTGTGGATCAAAACGCAAGTCCGAAGCTCTTGACCTGCGCAAGGAGATGTTGGAGAGAGGCATTACTCCGAATATTCACACTTATACGGTGCTTATCAGCAGCTCGTGTAGTGAATGTAACTTCGAGGAGGCGAGGGAGTTACTTGGCGATATGGTGGAGAAAGGGTTGATGCCTAATGTAGTCACTTACAATGCGCTGATCAATGGGTATTGTGAGCATGGGATGATGGAAGACGCGCTAGACGTTGTGGAGTTGATGGAGTCGCGTAACGTTAGACCGAATACAAGAACTTACAATGAGCTGATACATGGGTTTTGTAAGAAGAATGTGCACAAAGCGATGGGGGTGTTTAACAAGATGCTGGAGCGGAGAGTGGCTCCTAGTGTCGTCACTTACAACTCGTTGATCGATGGACAGTGTAGATCTGGTAATTTCGATAGTGCGTATAGATTGCTTAGTATGATGAATGATAGAGGATTGGTTCCAGATCAGTGGACGTATAATAGTTTCATAGATTCTTtatgtaaaagaaaaagagtagaaGAAGCTCGCGAACTATTTGATTCTCTCGAGGAGAAAGGTGTAGTTAATGCAAATGTTGTGATGTACACTGCGTTGATTGATGGATACTGCAAGTCAGATAAACTAGAAGAAGCTAAACCGGTCCTCGAGAAGATGCTGAGCAAGAGTTGCTTGCCAAACACGTCTACTTTCAACGCCCTGATTCATGGCTTATGCACCGATGGGAAACTGAGTGAAGCGATGTTGTTAGAGAAGAAGATGGTGGAGAAGGGTCTGCAGAGTACAGTCATCACAGATACGATCTTGATTCATAGAATGCTGAAAGAAGGGGATTTTGATCATGCTGAGAGACGTTTTCAGAAAATGCTGGTGTCTGGAACAAAGCCTGACGCGCATACTTACACAGCGTTTATTCAAAGCTATTGCAGCGCAGGGAGAATGAAAGAAGCTGAGGGTATGATGGAGAAGATGAAGGAAGACGGTGTTTTCCCGGATTCGATCACTTATTCCTCTCTGATTAAAGGCTATGGCGATCAAGGGCTGACGGATTCCGCGTTTGGTGTCCTCAAGTGTATGCTTGATGCTGGTTGTGAGCCTTCTCATCATACGTTTTTGTCTCTGATCAAACATCTTGTAGAGATGAAACATGGAAAAGAGAACGATCTCTGTCTGACGTCTAATATGATTGAGTTTGACATTGTTGTTGAGCTTCTTGAAAAAATGGCAGAGCACGGCGTTACTCCCAACGCCAGATCCTATGAGATGCTGATCAAAGGGATCTGCGAGACCGGGAATCTCAAAGTTGCGGAAAAGGTGCTTGATCGCATGATGCAACAGGAGGAAGGAATCTCTCCGAGTGAGTCGATGTTCAATGCTCTTCTTAGCTGTTGCTGCAAGCTGGAGATGTACATGGAAGCAGCGAAGGTGGTGGATGATATGATCTGTGTTGGTCAGTTGCCGCAGCTAGAGTCTTGCAAAAGCTTGATATGTGGGCTGTATAAAAACGGAGAAAACGAGAGAGGGGTTTGGGTTTTCAAGAGTTTGCTTCGGTGTGGTTATTATCATGATGAGCTAGCTTGGAAGATCGTTGTTGATGGTGTTGGGAAGCAGGGACTGGTGGAGGCGTTTAATGAACTGTTCGCCGTTATGGAGGAAAGTGGTTGCAAGTTTAGCTCTCATACGTATGCACTGCTAACTGGAGGACCTCCTGATAGCACGTAA
- the LOC103873994 gene encoding pentatricopeptide repeat-containing protein At5g65570: protein MRRDHYGGLIVVSRISSFFGSKAGNFRSQFRLLCIASNSFTTTHTFSPLLRQCIDERWLPGIKTIQAQMLKSGFPVQLSGSKLVDAGLKCGEIGYAREVFDEMTERHIVTWNSLIAYFIKHRRSKEAVEVYRLMITSNVLPDEYTLSSVFKAFSDLGLEEEAQRSHGLAVILGLEVSNVFVGSALVDMYVKFGKTREAKLVLDRVEEKDVVLITALIVGYSQEGEDAEAVEAFRSMLGEGVQPNEYTYASVLISCGNLKDVSNGKLIHGLMIKSGFDSALGSQTSLLTMYLRCGLVDDSLWIFKCIEYPNEVTWTSLISGLVLNGREEMALTEFRKMMRDSVKPNSFTLSSSLRGCSNLAMFEEGRQIHGIVTKYGLDRDKYAGSGLIDLYGKCGCSDMARSVFDTLNEVDVISLNTMIYSYAQNGYGREALELFERMMKLGLQANDVTVLSVLLACNNSGLVDEGCEFFESFRKGKVVLTNDHYACMVDMLGRAGRLDEADRLVNEVVNPDLVLWRTLLSACKIHRNVEMAERLKRKILEMAPGDEGTLILMSNLYASTGKWNRVIEMKSDMRGMKLKKSPAMSWVDVDRETHTFMAGDLFSHPNSEQILETLEELIKKAKEMGYVEDKSCVFQDMEESAKERSLHQHSEKLAIAFAVWRNAGGSIRILKNLRVCVDCHSWIKIVSRVINREIICRDSKRFHHFRDGSCSCRDYW, encoded by the coding sequence ATGAGAAGAGATCATTACGGCGGATTGATCGTCGTCTCTAGAATTTCAAGCTTCTTTGGTTCTAAAGCAGGAAACTTTCGTAGTCAATTTAGGCTTCTCTGCATTGCAAGCAACTCCTTTACAACGACGCACACTTTCTCTCCGCTTCTCAGACAGTGCATAGACGAGAGATGGTTACCAGGAATCAAGACCATTCAAGCCCAGATGCTCAAATCTGGCTTCCCAGTTCAACTCTCCGGCAGCAAACTCGTCGACGCGGGTTTGAAGTGCGGCGAGATCGGTTACGCACGcgaggtgttcgatgaaatgacTGAGAGACATATCGTGACGTGGAACTCTCTGATTGCGTATTTTATTAAGCATAGAAGAAGCAAGGAAGCTGTTGAGGTGTATAGATTGATGATCACGAGTAATGTATTGCCAGATGAGTACACATTGTCCAGTGTTTTCAAGGCGTTTTCTGATTTGGGTCTTGAGGAGGAAGCTCAGAGAAGCCACGGACTTGCTGTGATTCTGGGTTTGGAAGTGTCGAATGTGTTCGTTGGAAGCGCTCTTGTGGATATGTATGTGAAGTTTGGCAAAACGAGGGAGGCGAAGTTGGTGTTAGACCGTGTGGAAGAGAAAGATGTGGTTTTAATCACTGCTTTGATCGTTGGTTACTCTCAGGAGGGTGAAGATGCAGAAGCTGTGGAGGCGTTTCGGAGTATGTTGGGGGAGGGAGTCCAGCCTAACGAGTATACTTACGCTAGCGTGTTGATATCTTGCGGAAACTTGAAGGATGTAAGTAATGGGAAGTTGATTCATGGACTTATGATCAAGTCTGGGTTTGATTCTGCTCTTGGCtcacaaacttctcttcttACAATGTATCTAAGGTGCGGTTTAGTCGACGATTCCTTGTGGATTTTCAAGTGTATTGAGTACCCAAATGAGGTGACTTGGACGTCTCTTATATCGGGTCTTGTCCTAAACGGTAGAGAAGAAATGGCACTTACAGAGTTTAGGAAGATGATGCGTGATTCAGTAAAGCCAAACTCTTTTACGTTGTCTAGTTCTCTCAGAGGGTGTTCGAATCTCGCAATGTTTGAAGAAGGCAGGCAGATTCATGGGATAGTGACTAAATATGGTTTAGATAGAGATAAGTATGCCGGGTCAGGGCTTATAGATCTCTATGGTAAATGTGGATGCTCGGACATGGCGAGGTCTGTTTTTGATACTTTGAATGAAGTTGACGTTATATCTTTGAACACAATGATCTATAGTTATGCACAGAATGGTTACGGACGCGAAGCACTCGAGTTGTTTGAGAGGATGATGAAACTTGGACTGCAAGCCAATGATGTAACGGTTTTGAGCGTGCTCTTGGCTTGTAACAACTCTGGATTAGTTGATGAAGGTTGTGAGTTCTTCGAGTCCTTTAGAAAGGGTAAGGTCGTGTTAACGAATGATCATTACGCTTGTATGGTGGATATGCTTGGACGAGCAGGGAGATTGGATGAGGCGGACAGGCTTGTGAACGAGGTGGTAAACCCTGATTTGGTTCTGTGGAGGACACTGCTCAGCGCCTGTAAGATCCATAGAAATGTTGAGATGGCTGAGAGGTTAAAGAGAAAGATCCTTGAGATGGCACCTGGAGATGAAGGAACTCTCATTCTAATGTCGAATCTCTACGCATCTACTGGGAAATGGAACAGAGTGATTGAGATGAAGAGTGATAtgagggggatgaagctgaagAAGAGTCCAGCTATGAGTTGGGTTGACGTTGATAGAGAGACGCATACATTCATGGCTGGAGATTTGTTTTCACATCCGAACTCGGAGCAGATTCTTGAAACTCTTGAGGAGCTGATCAAGAAAGCTAAAGAAATGGGGTATGTTGAAGACAAAAGCTGTGTGTTTCAAGACATGGAGGAGAGTGCAAAAGAGAGGTCTTTGCATCAACATAGCGAAAAATTGGCCATAGCTTTTGCGGTTTGGAGAAATGCTGGTGGAAGTATAAGGATTTTAAAGAACCTTAGAGTTTGTGTTGATTGTCACAGTTGGATCAAGATTGTATCAAGAGTTATAAACAGAGAGATTATCTGTAGAGATTCAAAGAGGTTTCATCATTTCAGAGATGGGTCTTGTTCTTGTAGAGATTATTGGTAA
- the LOC103874159 gene encoding glutathione S-transferase T3-like, with protein sequence MDPNNVPSNSSSYVGLLHSQQGSVFHENFPYESFHSSVNFGDPQPFPPFSSQQSQDAPLEPPVQTPAARGVRRKWNPADDEVLISAWLNTSKDAIVANEQRSGAFWKRVAAYYAASPHGIEDGAREHGCCKKRWHRINEDVNKFCAAYSAAERQMSSGESDTDVLKKAHEIFFSDCSHKFTLEHAWCVLRFEQKWLSLNTPTTAGVSKRKNVDVNSQTSNTEGFVDVESRPEGVKAAKAKRNTGKGKSVAEIATVWEMKKDDLVRKERLSRLAILDSLLTRSEPLTEAEVVAKNKLLLELF encoded by the coding sequence ATGGATCCAAACAATGTTCCTAGCAACTCCTCTAGCTACGTAGGACTGCTTCACAGTCAACAAGGTAGCGTGTTCCATGAGAACTTTCCTTATGAAAGTTTTCATTCTAGTGTTAACTTCGGAGACCCACAGCCTTTTCCGCCTTTCAGCTCACAACAATCTCAAGATGCACCATTAGAGCCACCAGTACAGACACCGGCTGCCCGTGGTGTAAGGCGCAAATGGAATCCAGCAGATGACGAAGTGCTGATCAGTGCATGGCTTAACACTTCGAAAGATGCAATAGTTGCAAATGAGCAGAGGTCGGGGGCCTTCTGGAAACGGGTTGCTGCTTATTATGCAGCAAGTCCCCATGGAATAGAGGATGGTGCGAGGGAGCACGGTTGTTGCAAGAAGAGGTGGCACAGAATTAATGAAGATGTTAACAAGTTCTGTGCCGCATACTCGGCAGCAGAGCGGCAAATGAGTAGTGGTGAGAGTGACACTGACGTTCTGAAGAAGGCACATGAGATTTTCTTCTCTGATTGTTCGCACAAGTTCACACTTGAACACGCTTGGTGTGTGTTGAGGTTTGAACAGAAGTGGCTCAGCCTCAACACACCCACGACGGCTGGCGTTTCGAAGAGGAAGAATGTGGACGTAAATTCCCAAACATCTAATACCGAAGGCTTCGTTGATGTTGAGAGCAGGCCCGAAGGTGTCAAGGCTGCTAAGGCCAAAAGAAACACGGGTAAAGGGAAGTCTGTGGCTGAGATTGCGACCGTTTGGGAAATGAAGAAGGACGATTTGGTGAGGAAGGAGAGACTGTCGAGGCTAGCAATACTAGACAGTCTCCTTACCCGTTCTGAACCATTGACTGAGGCGGAAGTTGTTGCGAAGAATAAGCTCCTACTGGagttattctaa
- the LOC108872334 gene encoding uncharacterized protein At4g04775-like: MGHYSYTQPSEEDDLFGNNEDSEYSETDDLIRRDQAELSLERTQQVDYPPQPEVEFGFPQVCYCGATPLLATSNNRQDQGRRFFTCANKDDGECHVYKWWDEALMEEMRARDIHVLQLGEKVESLTLLSDYDTEQKIRNLEKIVGDMAKEKSSFSYGFECFVIGIVVLVVVIGLVVMFG; this comes from the exons ATGGGACATTACAGCTATACGCAGCCATCAGAAGAGGATGATTTATTTGGAAACAATGAGGACAGTGAGTACAGCGAGACGGATGATCTGATACGACGTGACCAAGCTGAGTTAAGCTTGGAACGTACTCAACAGGTTGACTACCCTCCGCAACCGGAGGTAGAGTTTGGTTTTCCGCAGGTTTGCTATTGTGGTGCTACGCCACTGCTAGCAACGTCTAACAACAGGCAAGATCAAG GCAGAAGATTTTTCACTTGTGCGAACAAAGACGACGGCGAATGCCATGTCTACAAATGGTGGGATGAGGCGCTGATGGAGGAAATGAGAGCCAGAGATATCCACGTGCTTCAGCTAGGTGAAAAGGTAGAAAGCCTAACCCTTTTGAGTGACTATGACACAGAGCAGAAGATACGAAACCTAGAGAAGATTGTGGGTGATATGGCTAAGGAGAAATCTTCTTTTAGTTATGGGTTTGAGTGCTTTGTAATAGGCATAgttgttcttgttgttgtaATAGGCTTGGTTGTTATGTTTGGATAA
- the LOC103838787 gene encoding uncharacterized protein LOC103838787, whose amino-acid sequence MASSSHYHYHKDNDDELDDIFEDLCDEYIDFNPQPKERKTRVFIERHREEGHQKLWNDYFSETPTYPHNIFRRRFRMNKALFLRIVHRLSTEVEYFQPRVDATGRSSLTPLQKCTAAIRQLAYGGGSDTVDEYVRIGETTARRSLHNFAAGIIDLFGEEYLRRPTPEDLQRLLYIGEQRGFPGMIGSIDCMHWEWKNCPTAWKGMYSRGTDKPTIVLEAVASYDLWIWHAFFGAPGTMNDLNILDRSPVFDDIINGIAPQVNFHVNGNPYNLAYYLTDGIYPKWATFIQSIRLPQGQKNSLFAQTQEAVRKDVERAFGVLQARFAVVRNPSNIWDKEKIGNIMRACIILHNMIVEDERSSGTQANGGEFEEREDVATFSVNMPSPIVSTIERRTSVRNRQVHEHLKNDLIENIWTKFGHLTHHI is encoded by the coding sequence atggcttcttcttcacatTATCATTACCACAAAGATAATGATGATGAATTAGATGACATATTTGAAGATTTATGTGACGAATATATTGATTTCAATCCACAACCAAAAGAGCGAAAAACACGAGTTTTTATCGAGAGACACCGGGAGGAAGGCCATCAGAAACTCTGGAATGATTATTTTAGCGAGACTCCAACATACCCGCACAATATATTCCGGCGACGGTTTCGAATGAACAAGGCATTATTCTTGCGTATTGTGCATCGTCTGTCTACAGAAGTTGAGTACTTTCAACCCAGAGTAGATGCAACCGGACGGTCGAGTCTAACTCCGCTGCAAAAATGTACCGCAGCAATACGTCAATTGGCGTATGGTGGTGGGTCTGACACAGTTGATGAATATGTCCGAATTGGAGAAACAACAGCTCGAAGAAGTTTGCACAATTTCGCGGCGGGAATAATCGACTTGTTTGGCGAGGAATACCTAAGACGTCCCACACCGGAGGATCTGCAAAGACTACTATATATTGGAGAACAACGTGGGTTTCCAGGGATGATtggaagcatcgactgtatgcactgggagtggaagaattgcccCACGGCTTGGAAAGGAATGTATTCACGAGGAACCGATAAACCAACGATTGTCTTGGAGGCGGTAGCTTCATATGACCTCTGGATTTGGCACGCGTTTTTTGGAGCTCCAGGTACTATGAACGATCTTAATATTCTCGATCGATCACccgtttttgatgacattattaACGGAATAGCGCCACAAGTTAACTTCCATGTTAATGGTAATCCATACAATTTGGCATATTATCTCACCGACGGTATTTATCCGAAATGGGCTACTTTTATTCAATCTATCCGACTACCACAAGGTCAGAAGAATTCTTTATTTGCTCAAACCCAAGAAGCTGTGcgaaaagatgtcgagcgtGCATTCGGTGTATTACAAGCTAGGTTTGCCGTTGTTAGAAATCCATCTAATATTTGGGATAAAGAAAAAATAGGAaatattatgagagcatgtatcatactccataatatgattgtgGAAGATGAACGATCATCAGGAACTCAGGCCAACGGTGGTGAATTCGAAGAAAGAGAAGACGTGGCTACATTTTCCGTCAATATGCCTTCACCTATCGTGAGTACAATTGAGCGTCGCACGAGCGTTCGGAATAGACAAGTCCATGAgcatttaaaaaatgatttgattgaaaatatttggaCTAAATTTGGACATCTTACCCATCACATATAA